GTCCAGGCCCAGCTCATCCACTGCCAGCAAATCCAGGGCCTGGGCCGCTACCTCCCCGGTAATCCTCCCCTGAGCTCTAACCTGGGCATAGTCCCGTACCCGTTTCAACAATCGGTTGGCAATGCGGGGGGTGCCCCGGCAACGGCCAGCAATCTCCCGCGCTCCCTCAATGGTAATGGGGATTTGCAAAATCCCGGCCGCCCGCACCACAATGGCGGTCAGTTCGTCTTGTTCATAGTAATCCAGGCGGCAGATTACCCCGAACCGATCCCGCAACGGGGCACTTAAAGCCCCGGCTCGAGTGGTCGCTCCTACCAGGGTAAAGGGCGGCAAATCCAGGCGCAGGGAACGGGCACTGGGACCCTTGCCGATAACAATATCCAGAGCAAAATCCTCCATGGCGGCATAAAGCACTTCCTCCACACTGCGGCTGAGACGATGAATCTCATCGATAAACAGAATATCCCGGGCCTGCAAATTGGTGAGCAAAGCCGCCAGATCTCCAGGACGCTTAATGGCAGGCCCGGAAGTAATGCGCAAATTCACTCCCATTTCATTGGCAATCACCGTAGCCAGGGTGGTTTTACCCAG
Above is a genomic segment from Carboxydocella sporoproducens DSM 16521 containing:
- the ruvB gene encoding Holliday junction branch migration DNA helicase RuvB translates to MEERLLSPQMGEEAEWDLSLRPRRLKEYIGQTRVKEHLQIFIEAARARREALDHVLLYGPPGLGKTTLATVIANEMGVNLRITSGPAIKRPGDLAALLTNLQARDILFIDEIHRLSRSVEEVLYAAMEDFALDIVIGKGPSARSLRLDLPPFTLVGATTRAGALSAPLRDRFGVICRLDYYEQDELTAIVVRAAGILQIPITIEGAREIAGRCRGTPRIANRLLKRVRDYAQVRAQGRITGEVAAQALDLLAVDELGLDQTDRRLLETIILKFGGGPVGLDTLAASTGEEATTIEDVYEPFLLQLGFIQRTPRGRVATQLAYRHLGVEV